A genome region from Camelina sativa cultivar DH55 chromosome 10, Cs, whole genome shotgun sequence includes the following:
- the LOC104716234 gene encoding developmentally-regulated G-protein 3, protein MSTIMQKIKEIEDEMAKTQKNKATSHHLGLLKAKLAKLRRDLLAPPTKGAGGGAGEGFDVTKSGDSRVGLVGFPSVGKSTLLNKLTGTFSEVASYEFTTLTCIPGVITYRGAKIQLLDLPGIIEGAKDGKGRGRQVISTARTCNCILIVLDAIKPITHKRLIEKELEGFGIRLNKEPPNLTFRKKDKGGINLTSTVTTTHLDLDTVKAICGEYRMHNADITLRYDATADDLIDVIEGSRIYMPCIYAVNKIDQITLEELEILDKLPHYCPISAHLEWNLDGLLDKIWEYLDLTRIYTKPKAMNPDYDDPVILSSKKRTVEDFCVRIHKDMLKQFKYALVWGSSAKHKPQRVGKEHELEDEDVVQIVKKI, encoded by the exons ATGTCGACCATTATGCAGAAGATCAAAGAAATTGAAGATGAG ATGGCTAAAACACAGAAGAATAAAGCTACTTCTCATCATCTGGGTTTGTTAAAG GCCAAACTTGCTAAGCTACGGAGGGACCTTCTTGCACCACCTACCAAAGGTGCTGGCGGTGGTGCTGGTGAAGGTTTTGATGTGACTAAAAGTGGAGATTCGAGAGTTGGACTTGTTGGGTTTCCTTCTGTTGGCAAATCAACGCTCTTGAACAAGCTGACTGGGACATTTTCCGAG GTTGCTTCTTATGAGTTCACGACTTTGACTTGCATTCCTGGTGTTATTACATATCGTGGAGCTAAAATCCAG TTATTAGATCTTCCTGGTATTATTGAGGGTGCTAAAGATGGAAAAGGTAGAGGACGACAG GTTATAAGTACTGCTAGGACATGCAACTGCATCTTAATCGTTCTTGATGCCATAAAACCAATTACCCACAAGCGTCTTATTGAGAAAGAGCTCGAAGGATTTGGAATAAG GTTGAACAAGGAACCACCAAATTTAACGTTTAGGAAAAAAGACAAAGGTGGTATCAATCTAACTTCTACAGTCACAACCACACACCTTGACCTCGACACTGTCAAGGCGATTTGCGGTGAGTACAGGATGCACAACGCTGACATCACCCTGCGCTACGATGCAACTGCTGATGACCTCATTGACGTCATCGAGGGCAGTCGGATATATATGCCCTGTATCTACGCTGTCAACAAGATCGATCAAATCACACTCGAGGAGCTTGAAATTTTGGACAAACTTCCTCATTACTGTCCTATCAG TGCGCATCTGGAGTGGAATCTTGACGGTCTTCTGGATAAGATATGGGAATACTTGGATTTAACTCGAATCTACACAAAACCGAAGGCAATGAATCCAGATTATGATGATCCGGTTATCTTATCTTCCAAGAAGAGAACGGTAGAGGACTTTTGCGTCCGGATTCACAAAGACATGCTTAAACAATTCAAGTA CGCTTTGGTTTGGGGTTCAAGTGCCAAACACAAGCCACAGAGAGTTGGAAAG GAACACGAGCTCGAGGATGAGGATGTTGTTCAGATCGTGAAAAAGATATGA